TTAAACAACAACAAGGGGTTATTCCTTGATCTCCACATTAGTTGTAGTCTTATTGGGTGTATTCAGCAAATAGGTACGCCTTATCGTTACCATTGTTAACATAAGGCCTGGCTATAGGGCGGTTATTTACAATCATTTGAAATACTGTGGTATTTAATCGGTTTTTTCGTGTGGTCATGCGGTTTATTTCGGTTAAACTCGGAAAGGAAAAACCTGTCGGCCAGAATTTGCTTGCGGGTGACATCACGAATAACGAGAGAAAAATATGAAAAAGCATTTAATCGCGTGTGCAGCCAGCCTGCTGTTTGTGGCGGGTTCGGCCAGCGCCGTAAGTTTTAATGGTGAAGTCGGCAGCGATTACACTAATTTAGGCTTTGGTATGGGTACCAATACTGGCGGATTGGCTATCAATGGTAACTGGGCGCGTAGTGATCACGATGGTGATATCTACGGACTGGGGCTGGGGTTCAACCTCCCTCTCGGCCCAATGATGGCAACGGTCGGCGGCAAGGGTATCTATATGTCACCGGAAGACGGTAGCAGCGGTGGTGCAATTGCGATTGGTGGTGGGTTAACTTATCCGATCAACAAATCGTTCACCCTGTACGGTGAAGGCTATTTCGCCCCGGAAGAATTGACCAGCGGCATGAAATCCTATAGCGAAGCCAACGGCGGCTTGCGCTGGAATGTATTCCGCCCATTAACTGTTGACGTCGGTTACCGTTATATCAATATGAAAGGTAAAGACGGACATCGGGATAACCGTGTGGCGGATGGCGTGTATATTGGCGCTGGCGTAGCATTCTGATTATCCTTCGTTCTTGAAGCCACAGGGGGGTTAGCTTCGCTCGCGAACCCGAATCACTTACTTGTGTAAGCTCATCGGGATGCGTTCGCTTGCTGCCTACCTGCGACGCCAATTACTTTGGATAATACATGAGTAATGTTTGATTAAAAAAGGGCGCATTCCTGACAGGATATGCGCCCTTTTAGTTGGGGAGGGTATTAACCGACAGCCGGTAATGCGCCGGTCACTATTCCCACCTGAATGGCAATGACCATCACACCACAGGCAAATACCGCAGCCAGTGCCGGTTTCCCACCCCAAACCCGATAGTGCCCCTGATGGAGCTTACGGGCTTTCCATGCCAGCATCGCCGGCAGCAGTAATGCCAAAACTGACAACGCCACTGCAGCAAAGCCCAACGCCATAATAAAGCCACGCGGATAAAACAGCGCAAACAATAGCGGAGGTGTGAAAGTGATAACGCCCGTTTGCAAGCGGCCTCGCACTGAATTACGACGTTTAAATAAGTCGGCCAGATAATCGAACAACCCTAAGGCCACACCAAGGAATGAAGTCGCCAGTGCCAGGTCTGCAAACAGGTGTACTGCCAGTTCAACGTGAGGTGAGGCTACGACATCGCGTACTGCTTGTAATAAGCCGTTCAAGCCCGCCTGTTGCGCCAATATACCGATAAAAGTGTGAGAGGAAATCGCCCCAAGCGTGGTTAATTGCCAGAAAATATAGGCAATCAGCGGAATGGCGCTGCCGATAATAAATACCCAGCGCAGCTTGCGGATATTGCCGCCCATATAATTGACGATGCTCGGCACGCTGCCA
The sequence above is drawn from the Yersinia intermedia genome and encodes:
- the tyrP gene encoding tyrosine transporter TyrP, which encodes MKNRTLGSIFIVAGTTIGAGMLAMPLAAAGVGFGVTLVLLISLWILMCYTALLLVEVYQYEAADTGLGTLAKRYLGNRGQWLTGFSMMFLMYALTAAYISGAGELLATSISQWTQQSFPTSLGVLLFTLVAGGVVCIGTHSVDLFNRILFSAKIIFLIVMLALMMPHIEKNNLLTLPLEQGLALSAIPVIFTSFGFHGSVPSIVNYMGGNIRKLRWVFIIGSAIPLIAYIFWQLTTLGAISSHTFIGILAQQAGLNGLLQAVRDVVASPHVELAVHLFADLALATSFLGVALGLFDYLADLFKRRNSVRGRLQTGVITFTPPLLFALFYPRGFIMALGFAAVALSVLALLLPAMLAWKARKLHQGHYRVWGGKPALAAVFACGVMVIAIQVGIVTGALPAVG
- a CDS encoding YfaZ family outer membrane protein, giving the protein MKKHLIACAASLLFVAGSASAVSFNGEVGSDYTNLGFGMGTNTGGLAINGNWARSDHDGDIYGLGLGFNLPLGPMMATVGGKGIYMSPEDGSSGGAIAIGGGLTYPINKSFTLYGEGYFAPEELTSGMKSYSEANGGLRWNVFRPLTVDVGYRYINMKGKDGHRDNRVADGVYIGAGVAF